The following is a genomic window from Atribacteraceae bacterium.
CGATCTGGAAAAGCTTGAAAGCGCCCAGGGTCTGCTCAAAACGGTAACTGATCATAGTTCCCGCCAGCGTTCCCCCTCCGGTAATCAGTATGGAATTGACATCAAAATAAGGTGCAAAGCCTGCCGCTCCGATCATGCCCCACATGAGAAGTAAGATCCCGATACCCAGCCCGATGATCGTCGCCTTGTCCATGAATCACTCCTCCGCCTGCTTGCCCGAATCCAGAGTTTTAAACAGAATATTGCTGGTCCCGGTCAATTTCCGGAACTGAACAATTTTATCGATGACCTCTTTCACCCCTTCCAAAACGATGTATTTCCTCCCGGTTAAAAGTGAAACCACCGTGTCCGGAGTAGCTTCGACCGTTTCAATCAAATCCGAATTCACGGTAAACGTACTTCCGTTGAAGCGGGTCAATTCAATCATTTTTCATTTTCCTCTCAGCGAAATGATGTAGAAGGGTAGATGAGTGATGAGTTTATTGTTCTTTTGCTCTTTAACCCATCTACCCTATCATGAATTGCCACATCAAGGTAATTATCGCTTTAACGTCAGAAGTTCCTGGAGCATTTCATCCGACGTGGTGATCACCCGGGAGTTGGC
Proteins encoded in this region:
- a CDS encoding flagellar FlbD family protein, whose product is MIELTRFNGSTFTVNSDLIETVEATPDTVVSLLTGRKYIVLEGVKEVIDKIVQFRKLTGTSNILFKTLDSGKQAEE